The Brassica napus cultivar Da-Ae chromosome C7, Da-Ae, whole genome shotgun sequence genome has a segment encoding these proteins:
- the LOC106390366 gene encoding probable protein phosphatase 2C 80: MSATALSRLNPISQIGFQVAAKSNKTFLSGAQRRLFSDSGRRLRGGAMTTSGSLPVFGDACLDDLFTACANNGLDFTKKPSATGGGVTFFTAASMRLGGKREHFKNRLVCHYSSMDPLDKTPSLFGGFSKTIHTTSTVCFSAHELSTSQDSELSPTTTSLKCLKLVSGSYYLPHPEKEATGGEDAHFICDEEQAIGVADGVGGWAEVGVNAGLFSRELMSYSVAAIRELAKGSSIDPLMVLEKAHSQTRAQGSSTACIIALTDKGLHAINLGDSGFTVVRDGTTVFQSPVQQHGFNFTYQLGCGDSGGDMPHSGQVFMIDVEAGDVIVAGTDGVYDNLYNEDITGVVVSSVRAGLDPKGTAQKIADLARARAVDKKRQSPFATAAQEAGYRYYGGKLDDITALVSYVTPA; encoded by the exons CTCAAGATTAAACCCTATTTCTCAAATTGGGTTTCAAGTAGCTGCAAAAAGCAACAAGACCTTCCTCTCCGGTGCCCAAAGGAGATTGTTTTCTGATTCCGGAAGGAGACTACGAGGAGGAGCCATGACTACTTCCGGTTCTCTCCCAGTCTTTGGGGACGCCTGCTTGGATGATTTATTCACAGCTTGTGCTAATAATGGTCTAGACTTCACCAAGAAGCCTTCAGCTACTGGTGGTGGTGTTACCTTCTTCACTGCTGCAAGCATGAGACTTGGGGGGAAGAGAGAGCATTTTAAGAACAGATTGGTCTGTCACTATTCCAGCATGGATCCCCTAGACAAGACTCCTTCACTCTTTGGGGGTTTCTCCAAGACTATTCATACCACCTCTACTGTCTGTTTCTCGGCTCATGAGCTGTCTACTTCTCAAGACTCTGAGCTTTCACCAACTACTACATCTCTTAA GTGTTTGAAGCTGGTGTCTGGTTCATATTACCTCCCGCATCCTGAAAAAGAAGCTACAGGCGGAGAAGACGCTCACTTTATCTGCGATGAAGAACAAGCTATTGGTGTTGCTGATGGTGTTGGCGGTTGGGCTGAAGTCGGTGTCAACGCTGGATTGTTCTCTCGCGAACTAATGTCTTACTCAGTAGCAGCTATTCGAGAACTGGCTAAGGGTTCTTCTATTGACCCGTTGATGGTCTTAGAGAAAGCACATTCTCAAACCAGAGCCCAAGGCTCCTCCACTGCTTGTATCATCGCTTTGACAGACAAG GGACTACACGCTATTAATCTCGGAGACAGTGGATTCACGGTGGTTAGAGACGGGACCACGGTGTTTCAGTCACCGGTTCAGCAGCACGGATTCAACTTTACTTATCAATTAGGGTGTGGAGACAGTGGTGGCGATATGCCTCACTCCGGTCAG GTATTCATGATTGATGTGGAGGCTGGAGATGTGATTGTGGCGGGAACGGACGGTGTGTATGATAATCTATACAACGAAGACATCACAGGAGTGGTTGTTAGCTCGGTTAGAGCTGGATTAGACCCTAAAGGCACGGCTCAGAAGATTGCAGATTTGGCACGTGCGAGAGCCGTTGACAAAAAACGGCAGAGTCCTTTCGCCACCGCTGCTCAGGAGGCTGGATACAGGTATTACGGAGGAAAGCTTGATGACATCACCGCCCTCGTCTCCTACGTAACACCAGCTTAA
- the LOC106390367 gene encoding serine/threonine-protein kinase STY17, with amino-acid sequence MPRGYQRAPSIEAPTEISAEKKLHPNYPFLMSSKGFESDDSDDYSDLDYDDQFQFSINTDFLVDAKEVSLGELIGEGSSSKVYRGLLREVNPVSVRIFQPERASAVSIEQKRKFQREVLLLSKIQHENIVQFIGACINPKLMIVTELMQGNTLHKFMLSTRPNPLDLKLAISFALDIARGMEFLNANGIIHRDLKPSNMLLTKDQKHVKLADFGLAREETKGFMTCEAGTYRWMAPEIFSHEALQVGEKKEYDHKVDVYSFAIVFWELLTNKVPFKGKNNIFVAYAASKNQRPSLDNIPAGVGRLLEACWAADPKARPEFKEITVSLEKLLRSLCSEDDASSANVATEDSTTYLVQERLVYDFPKLKIKTSKRKKKNKNKVMNMMAPFLKIFRDCISK; translated from the exons ATGCCTCGCGGGTACCAACGAGCTCCTTCAATAGAGGCACCAACAGAGATTTCGGCGGAGAAGAAGCTTCATCCAAATTACCCATTTCTCATGTCCTCAAAAGGTTTCGAATCAGACGACAGCGACGACTACTCAGACCTCGATTACGACGATCAGTTCCAGTTCAGCATCAACACCGACTTTCTTGTCGACGCCAAAGAAGTATCCTTAGGGGAACTGATCGGCGAAGGCTCTTCTTCTAAAGTCTACAGAGGATT GCTCAGGGAAGTGAACCCTGTCTCAGTGAGGATATTCCAGCCTGAAAGAGCGTCTGCCGTTAGCATTGAGCAGAAGAGGAAGTTTCAGAGGGAGGTTCTGTTGCTCTCCAAGATTCAACATGAAAACATTGTGcag TTTATCGGGGCCTGCATAAACCCAAAGCTGATGATAGTTACTGAACTCATGCAAGGCAATACTCTTCACAAGTTTATGTTGAGCACTCGTCCAAACCCTCTTGATCTGAAGCTCGCCATTAGCTTTGCCTTGGATATTGCTCGTGGAATGGAGTTCTTGAATGCAAATGGCATCATTCACCGTGATCTTAAACCCA GTAATATGCTGTTAACAAAGGATCAGAAACATGTGAAGTTGGCTGATTTTGGACTTGCTAGAGAGGAAACTAAAGGTTTCATGACTTGTGAAGCTGGTACCTATAGATGGATGGCTCCTGAG ATATTCAGCCATGAGGCACTTCAAGTTGGGGAAAAGAAAGAGTATGATCATAAGGTGGATGTGTACAGCTTTGCTATTGTCTTCTGGGAGTTGCTTACCAACAAAGTCCCATTCAAGGGAAAGAACAACATCTTTGTTGCTTATGCCGCCAGTAAA AACCAGAGACCAAGTCTGGATAATATTCCGGCAGGAGTTGGTCGTCTCCTTGAAGCATGCTGGGCAGCGGATCCTAAAGCTCGTCCTGAGTTCAAAGAGATTACAGTGTCACTAGAAAAATTGCTTAGAAGCTTGTGCTCGGAGGATGATGCTTCGTCAGCCAATGTAGCAACCGAGGATTCAACAACTTATTTGGTTCAGGAACGTCTTGTCTATGACTTTCCCAAGCTGAAGATAAAGACTagtaagaggaagaagaagaacaaaaacaaagtGATGAATATGATGGCTCCGTTTctcaagatcttcagagattgtattTCCAAGTGA